GTTCCGGCAGCCGTTCCAGGCGGCGGACGAGGTCGTAGGCGAAGTACCCGACCATGCCGCTCGACAGTGGCGGAAGGTCCGCCAGCGGCGCGGTCTCCAGCAGCGTCAGCGTGGCGCGCAGCACCTCCAGCGGATCTCCGCCGCTGGGTGCGTCCTGCGGTGTGGTGCCGAGCCAGACGGCCTCGCCGTCGCGCACGGTCAGCGCCGAGGGCGCACCCGCGCCGATGAACGACCAGCGTGACCACGAGCGGCCGTTCTCCGCCGATTCCAGCAGGAACGTTCCGGGCCGGTTGGCGGCGAGCTTGCGATAGGCCGACAGGGGCGTCTCGCTGTCGGCGAGCACCTTGCGGGTGACCGGAACGACACGATGCTCGGCCGCCAGCGCGCGGAAGTCGTTTCGCGTCGTGGTCAAGGCGATGTTGGCGTTGGCGTGCACGCAGACCATCTTCCCAGACGGGTATCCCGGTCCGGGCGTAGCGTGACCCTCATGAAACGTGGGGATGTCGTCGAGGACTTCGCGCTGCCCGATCAGTCCGGCACCGTCCGCAAGCTCAGCGAGTTTCTGACCGGCGGACCGGTGGTGCTGTTCTTCTACCCGGCCGCGATGACACCGGGATGCACCAAGGAGGCCTGCCACTTTCGTGATCTGGCGGCCGAATTCGCCGCGGTCGGCGCCCAGCGGGTCGGCATCAGCACCGACAGTGTCGACAAGCAGGCGCAGTTCGCGGGCAAGGAGAAGTTCGACTACCCACTGCTGTCCGACGCCGACGGTGAGGTCGCCACGGCGTTCGGGGTCAAGCGCGGCCTGTTGGGCAGGCTGATGCCCGTCAAGCGCACCACGTTCGTGATCGACACCGACCGCAGGGTGCTCGACGTGATCGCCAGCGAGATCAGCATGGACACCCACGCCGACAAGGCGCTGACGGCCCTGCGGGCACGTTAGGCCTACACCGTCAGCAGTGTCTTCACGGCGCGCCGCTCGTCCATCGCCCGGTAGCCCTCTGCGGCGTCGGCCAGGGGCAGTTCGAGGTCGAACACCTTGGCGGGGTTGATCTCTCGCCGCCAGATCTTGTCGATGAGCTCGGGCAGGAAACGACGCACCGGGGCCGGGCCGCCCAGCAGGTGGATCTCGGCGAAGAACAGTTCCAGGCCGGGCAGCTCGACATCGTGGGAGACCCCGACGTAGCCGACGTGTCCGCCCGGTCGGGTGGAACGGATCGCCTGCATCATGGACTGCTGGGTGCCGACGGCCTCCACGACGCTGTGTGCACCGAGACCGTGCGTGAGCTCCTTGACGGCGGCGACCCCGTCGTCCCCGCGCTCCTCGACGATGTCTGTGGCACCGAACTCCCGCGCCATGGCCTGACGATCGGCGTGCCGGCTCATGGCGATGATGCGTTCGGCGCCCAACTCCCGGGCCGCGAGCACCGCGAGCAGGCCGACCGCGCCATCCCCGACGACAACGACCGTCTTACCGGGCCCGGCGTCGGCGGCGACGGCGCCGAACCAGCCCGTGCCGAGCACATCGGAGGCCGCGAGCAGGCTGGGAATCAGCTCTGGTGACGGTGTGTCGGGGGTGGCCACCAGCGTGCCGTCGGCCAGCGGAATCCGGGCGAGCTGGGCCTGGGTGCCGATCGCCCCCATGGGCACCGCGTGGACGCAGCGGCTCTGGTAGCCGGCGCGGCAGATCTCGCAGGTGTTGTCGGAGGCGAAGAACGAGCCGACGACGAACTGTCCCGGTCTCAGCGTCGTCACCTCGTCGCCGATCTCCTCGACCACACCGACATACTCGTGCCCCATCGGCGCCGGTGCCGTCACCTCGTCGAGGCCGCGCCACGGCCACAGGTCAGAGCCGCAGATGCAGGTCGCCGACACGCGAATGATCGCGTCCGTCGGCTCGACGATCTTCGGTTCCGGCAGGTCTTCGACCCGGATGTCGCCGGGCGCGTACATCACCACACCACGCATGGGAACCCTCCTCTGGACACACGCCACGCTTCGGTGGTGGCTGGGTACCCAGCTGGGGCCAGATGTCCCCTATTCGGGAGCCAGCAGAACGTCGGCGTCGAAACAGCTGTGGTCGCCGGTGTGGCACGCCCCGCCGACCTGGTCCACCTCGAGCAGGACGGCGTCGCCGTCACAGTCCAGGCGCACCGAGTGCACGCGCTGGGTGTGACCCGACGTCGCGCCCTTGATCCACTGCTCGTTGCGGGACCTGGAGAAGTAGGTGGCCTCGCGGGTGGCCAGGGTGCGGGCCAGCGCGTCGTCGTCCATCCAGGCGACCATCAGGACGTCCCCGGAACCGCGCTCCTGCACCACGGCGGTGAACAGTCCCTCGGCGTTGCGCTTGAGTCGCGCCGCGATCGCGGGATCCAACGCCGTCATCGGACCACGATCCCCTCCGCGGCCATGGCCGCCTTGACCTCACCGATGGTCAGCTCGCGGAAGTGGAAGACGCTGGCGGCCAACACCGCATCGGCGCCGGCGTGCACGGCGGGCGCGAAGTCGCCGACCGCGCCCGCGCCGCCGCTGGCGATCACAGGCACCGTCACCGCGGCGCGCACGGCCTTGAGCATCGGCAGGTCGAACCCGCCCTTGGTGCCGTCGGCGTCCATCGAGTTCAGCAGGATCTCCCCCACGCCGAGCTCGGCGCCGCGCACGGCCCATTCGACGGCGTCGATGCCGGTGCCGCGCCGCCCGCCGTGCGTGGTGACCTCCCACCCCGAGGGGGTGGCCTCTCCGCCCGCGGGCACGGTCCGTGCGTCGACCGACAACACGATGCACTGAGACCCGAACTGGCGTGACAACTCCGCCAGGAGTTCGGGGCGGGCGATCGCCGCGGTGTTGACCGAGACTTTGTCGGCGCCCGCGCGAAGCAGCACGTCGACGTCCTCGACCGAGCGGACTCCCCCGCCGACCGTCAGCGGGATGAAGACCTGCTCGGCGGTGCGCCGCACGACGTCGAGCATCGTGGCGCGACCCGACGACGACGCCGTGACGTCGAGGAACGTGAGTTCGTCGGCGCCCTCGGCGTCGTAGGCCGCGGCCAGCTCGACGGGATCACCCGCATCACGCAGGTTCTCGAAGTTGACGCCCTTGACCACCCGGCCCGCGTCGACGTCGAGGCACGGGATCACCCGAGTCGCAACATCACTGATGATCACAGGTAGTCCTCCGGGTTTCCGACCGATCGCAGAATCTCGAGCATCTCCGCGTGTACGCCGGGCGCGGCGGCCAACGCCGAACGCGACTCGGGCGTCCACTCCTGGCCGGCCAGGTCGGTGACGATGCCGCCGGCCGACCGCACCAGTGCCACGCCTGCGGCGTGGTCCCAGATGTGGTGTCCGAAACTGATGGCGGCGCCCAGGATTCCGGCACCGACGTAGGCGAGGTCGATGCCGGTGGCACCGTGCATGCGAACGCGCGAGCTCACGCGACTGATGTTCTCCAGCACCGTACTGCGGTAACGCCCGGGGAACGTGCCGCGCGAGTCGATGTTGTAGGTCTGGATCCCGACCATCGACTCCGCCAGCGTGGAGGGCTCCAGAGCGGGCAGAGTGACACCGTTGTCCTGCATCGGGAACCCCGCCATCGCGGTGTAGCGCTGCCCGACGAACGGCAGCCAAGTCAGCCCCGCGACCGGTTCGCCGTTGTGCAGCAACCCCAGAAGGATCGCGGCCATCGGCGAGCCCGCCGCGTAGTTGAAGGTGCCGTCGATGGGATCGAGCACCCACACGTACTCGGAGTCCAGCGACTCGCCGCCGAACTCCTCGCCATGCACGCCGATCCCGGTCAACCGGTTCAGTTCCGCGACGACCCGCCGCTCGATCGCGAGGTCGATCTCGGTGGCGAAGTCGTTGCCCTTCTTGGCTACGGCCGAATCGGCGCGGTGCCCCGCGATGAACTGGTCGGACGCGCCGTCGAGGACGCCGGCGGCGGTCTGCAGCCAGCCTGCGAGCTGATCGGAGTCGAGCGCCATCGCGGTCTAACCGCTGACCGCGGCCAGCGCCTGCGGCAGCGTGAACCGCTCGGCGTAGAGCGCCTTGCCGACGATGGCGCCCTCGACGCCGACATCGGTCAGGGTCGCGATGGCCTGAAGGTCGTCGAGGCTCGACACACCACCAGAGGCGATCACGGGCTTGTCGGTGCGCTTGGCGACCTCGCCGAGCAGTTCGAGGTTGGGCCCGGTCAGGGTGCCGTCCTTGGTGACGTCGGTGACCACGAAGCGCGAACACCCCTCGGAGTCAAGGCGATCCAGCACCTCCCAGAGGTCTCCACCGTCGGTCTCCCAGCCGCGGCCCCGCAGGCGGTGCGCACCGTCGATGATCTGGACGTCGAGGCCGACCGCGACGCGGTCGCCGTATTCGGCGATCGCCTGCGCACACCATGTCGGGTTCTCGAGGGCGGCGGTGCCGATGTTGACCCGGGCGCACCCGGTGGCCAGCGCTGCGCGCAGTGACTCGTCGTCGCGGATGCCGCCGGACAACTCGACGGCGACGTCCAGCTTGCCGACGACCTCGGCCAGCAGTTCGCGGTTGGAGCCGCGACCGAAGGCCGCGTCGAGGTCCACGAGGTGGATCCACTCGGCGCCGTCGCGCTGCCAGGTCTGGGCGGCCTCGAGCGCCGACCCGTAGTCGGTCTCGCTGCCGGCCTTGCCCTGCACGAGGCGCACGGCCTTGCCGTCGACCACGTCGACGGCAGGCAGCAGAATCAGTGGTGGTTTAGAAGTCACAGTCCCTCAACCCAATTCGCGAGCAGCGAGGCACCGGCATCGCCGCTCTTCTCCGGATGAAATTGTGTCGCCGACAGCGGGCCGTCCTCCACGGCCGCAAGGAACGGCACGTGGTGGGTGGCCCAGGTCAACAGCGCATCGGGATTGCCCTCCCAGCGCTGCGCGGCGTACGAGTGCACGAAATAGAACCGGGTGGAGGAGTCCAATCCCTTGAACAGCACGCTGTCCGACGGCGCCTGGACGACGTTCCAGCCCATGTGCGGAATGACCGGGGCGTCAAGCCGGGTCACCGCGCCCGGCCACTGTCCGCAGCCCGTCGACTCGACACCGAACTCGACGCCCCGCGCGAACAGGATCTGCATGCCGACGCACACGCCGAGAACGGGACGGCCCGCGGCCACCCGATCGGCGATGATCTTCTCGCCGTTGATGGAACGCAGTCCGGTCATGCAGGCCTCGAACGCGCCGACCCCGGGCACCACCAGGCCGTCGGCGTTGGCGGCCGCGGTGGGATCCGCGGTCACCTCGACGTCGGCACCGACGCGCTCAAGGGCACGCTGTGCGGACCGCAGGTTGCCCGACCCGTAGTCGAGCACCACCACGGACTTGGAAGTGCCGCTCACAGGCTGCCTTTCGTGGACGGCACGCCGGAGACCCGCGGGTCCGGTTCGACGGCTTGGCGCAGCGCCCGCGCGACGGCCTTGTACTGGGCCTCGGTGATGTGGTGCGGGTCGCGCCCGTAGATCGTTCGCACATGCAGTGCGATGCGGGCGTTGAAGGCCAGCGATTCGAAGACGTGCCGGTTGATCACGGTGTGGTACGGCGCGCCGGTGCCGGCGATCGTGAAGGTCACCATGGACTCGGGCTCGCCGGTGTGGACGAAGTAGGGCCGCCCGGAGACGTCGACCGCGGCGTGCGCCAGGGTTTCGTCCATCGGGATGAAGGAATCGCCGAAGCGGCGGATGCCCTTCTTGTCGCCGAGTGCCTGTCCGAGCGCGGTGCCGAGAACGATCGCGGTGTCCTCGACGGTGTGGTGCGCCTCGATGTGGATGTCGCCCACGGCGCGCACCGTCAGGTCGAAGCTCGCGTGGCTGCCCAGCGAGGTCAGCATGTGGTCGAAGAACGGCACACCCGTGTCGATCTGCACCTTTCCGGTGCCGTCCAGGTCGATCTCGACGGTGATGTCGGACTCCCTGGTCTTGCGTTCGACCTTCGCGTAGCGGGTCACGGTGCTCCTACTCGGTTCGGGGCCAGTTCGGTCGCGGCCAGGCGCTGACTCACGGCCAGGAATGCGTCGTTCTCGGCGACCAGGCCGATCGTGGTGCGCAGGAAGCCCGGGATGCCCACGTCCCGGATCAGCACCCCGTCGTCCAGGTAGCGCTGCCACGTGGCCGCGGCGTCGGCGAACTCGCCGAACAGCACGAAGTTGGCGTCGCTGTCGATCACCCGGAAGCCGTACTCGTGCAGCGCCTTCGACACTCGATCGCGCTCGGCGACCAGGGCCGCGACGCTGCCCAGGGTGTCGTCGGCATGCCGCAGTGCGGCACGCGCCGCGACCTGGGTCAGCACCGAGAGGTGATACGGCAGGCGCACCAGCAGCATGGCGTCGATCACCGCGGGCGAGGAGATCAGGTAGCCCAACCGCCCACCGGCGAACGCGAAGGCCTTGCTCATGGTTCGGCTGACGATGACCTTGGTGGGGTGCTCGTCGATC
The DNA window shown above is from Mycolicibacterium confluentis and carries:
- the priA gene encoding bifunctional 1-(5-phosphoribosyl)-5-((5-phosphoribosylamino)methylideneamino)imidazole-4-carboxamide isomerase/phosphoribosylanthranilate isomerase PriA gives rise to the protein MTSKPPLILLPAVDVVDGKAVRLVQGKAGSETDYGSALEAAQTWQRDGAEWIHLVDLDAAFGRGSNRELLAEVVGKLDVAVELSGGIRDDESLRAALATGCARVNIGTAALENPTWCAQAIAEYGDRVAVGLDVQIIDGAHRLRGRGWETDGGDLWEVLDRLDSEGCSRFVVTDVTKDGTLTGPNLELLGEVAKRTDKPVIASGGVSSLDDLQAIATLTDVGVEGAIVGKALYAERFTLPQALAAVSG
- a CDS encoding peroxiredoxin, with protein sequence MKRGDVVEDFALPDQSGTVRKLSEFLTGGPVVLFFYPAAMTPGCTKEACHFRDLAAEFAAVGAQRVGISTDSVDKQAQFAGKEKFDYPLLSDADGEVATAFGVKRGLLGRLMPVKRTTFVIDTDRRVLDVIASEISMDTHADKALTALRAR
- the hisF gene encoding imidazole glycerol phosphate synthase subunit HisF, coding for MIISDVATRVIPCLDVDAGRVVKGVNFENLRDAGDPVELAAAYDAEGADELTFLDVTASSSGRATMLDVVRRTAEQVFIPLTVGGGVRSVEDVDVLLRAGADKVSVNTAAIARPELLAELSRQFGSQCIVLSVDARTVPAGGEATPSGWEVTTHGGRRGTGIDAVEWAVRGAELGVGEILLNSMDADGTKGGFDLPMLKAVRAAVTVPVIASGGAGAVGDFAPAVHAGADAVLAASVFHFRELTIGEVKAAMAAEGIVVR
- a CDS encoding zinc-dependent alcohol dehydrogenase family protein, producing MRGVVMYAPGDIRVEDLPEPKIVEPTDAIIRVSATCICGSDLWPWRGLDEVTAPAPMGHEYVGVVEEIGDEVTTLRPGQFVVGSFFASDNTCEICRAGYQSRCVHAVPMGAIGTQAQLARIPLADGTLVATPDTPSPELIPSLLAASDVLGTGWFGAVAADAGPGKTVVVVGDGAVGLLAVLAARELGAERIIAMSRHADRQAMAREFGATDIVEERGDDGVAAVKELTHGLGAHSVVEAVGTQQSMMQAIRSTRPGGHVGYVGVSHDVELPGLELFFAEIHLLGGPAPVRRFLPELIDKIWRREINPAKVFDLELPLADAAEGYRAMDERRAVKTLLTV
- the hisH gene encoding imidazole glycerol phosphate synthase subunit HisH encodes the protein MSGTSKSVVVLDYGSGNLRSAQRALERVGADVEVTADPTAAANADGLVVPGVGAFEACMTGLRSINGEKIIADRVAAGRPVLGVCVGMQILFARGVEFGVESTGCGQWPGAVTRLDAPVIPHMGWNVVQAPSDSVLFKGLDSSTRFYFVHSYAAQRWEGNPDALLTWATHHVPFLAAVEDGPLSATQFHPEKSGDAGASLLANWVEGL
- the hisB gene encoding imidazoleglycerol-phosphate dehydratase HisB gives rise to the protein MTRYAKVERKTRESDITVEIDLDGTGKVQIDTGVPFFDHMLTSLGSHASFDLTVRAVGDIHIEAHHTVEDTAIVLGTALGQALGDKKGIRRFGDSFIPMDETLAHAAVDVSGRPYFVHTGEPESMVTFTIAGTGAPYHTVINRHVFESLAFNARIALHVRTIYGRDPHHITEAQYKAVARALRQAVEPDPRVSGVPSTKGSL
- a CDS encoding inositol monophosphatase family protein: MALDSDQLAGWLQTAAGVLDGASDQFIAGHRADSAVAKKGNDFATEIDLAIERRVVAELNRLTGIGVHGEEFGGESLDSEYVWVLDPIDGTFNYAAGSPMAAILLGLLHNGEPVAGLTWLPFVGQRYTAMAGFPMQDNGVTLPALEPSTLAESMVGIQTYNIDSRGTFPGRYRSTVLENISRVSSRVRMHGATGIDLAYVGAGILGAAISFGHHIWDHAAGVALVRSAGGIVTDLAGQEWTPESRSALAAAPGVHAEMLEILRSVGNPEDYL
- the hisI gene encoding phosphoribosyl-AMP cyclohydrolase; this encodes MTALDPAIAARLKRNAEGLFTAVVQERGSGDVLMVAWMDDDALARTLATREATYFSRSRNEQWIKGATSGHTQRVHSVRLDCDGDAVLLEVDQVGGACHTGDHSCFDADVLLAPE